GCATTGCCATTCTGCGGAATTAGCAGGTGACAGTGATTGGTACAAGACTGTAGTTTTATCAGGGGGTTCTGCATGCTTACCAGGTTTGGCAGGTAATATCCTTTTTCTCTTTGCTGAGATGAAATTTACTGCTATTTGGTACATTTTCCGACTTCTAATGGAGTTCTGATTGGCATGGTTCTTATGCAGAAAGGTTAGAGAAGGAACTAAAGGCCTTACTTCCTCCCTACATATCCAATGGAACCAGAGTCATACCTCCTCCATATGGTGCCGATACTCCTTGGTTTGGAGCAAAGATCATTGGCAATGTAAGATTTTCACTACCTTGCAGATAGATATTCAAATTTAGCACGTGGCATAGGTCGTTTTATTTCATGGTCAATTTCAgctgaatttttgaattttctttatagatttcttctattttaatatttatttgataGTTTCATTTTGAGAAATCAGTGTGACGTGGCTGACTGTATTCTTGATTGGCATATAATGCAGCTGAGCACATTTCCTGGTCCATGGTGTGTGACAAAGAAGCAGTTCCGACAGAAGCCGAGACTCAACCTCATTTGGTGATTCACCGGtctcatctaaatctttttCTGAATGTAAATTATTCATCCTCCTCCTGCACAACAGCAGGAGTGAATTATATAGCAGGATTTATTGTATGCGTAAATAATGTGACTTCTTTCTTTACAAAAGTATAGATGGTAAATGGGCTGATATATGTACACAACAATAATAggataaaaaatattcttatatTGCAACTTGCGACGAAgctataaataaaattgcagtCCACAAAATGAAGGATTCGATGTATCACAAACGATGTCATGGTAGTGAAATACATTGTTATGATTTTTCGGCTACCACCAAGGTCTTTAGTCATTTGAATGGACGGGTTTACCATTTCGTCTGTGTGTAATAGTGTGTAGCTTTTAATATAATCTATTGTGTTTTTCTGTTCATGAAAACTTGGTGTCTCTATTATTATTCTACTACCTTCTTAATATTATccttaagattttttttttgttttttcatagtACTTTTTAGTTTGGTAGACCGAAGATTAATTTGTTACGGATCTACGTAATATTTACTGATATTTATTTAAACGGATGAGGAAGTTGACCATTCAACCAATTCAAGTTGATTTATTTTCTTTAAGAGTTAAAAGATGATGTTCAATGAGTAAAAAGAGAGAGCTAGgttgattaattatatttaaaaaaatggacaaaagtatatataaaaatcCACAGACAAAATACAATTCTATTCGAATTATTTAATGAGTTATATGTAGTTATGTACACCTGAATCCTATGTTCGGGTGGTCACATTTATCACTCCATTAATAAGACTAGTATGTCTTTGTTAGCAAAAGTGTACACAGGGTAATGATTTTGTCCAATCTGACATTGTTTTCATGAGTGATGTGactctttttttataataataataataataataataataataataataataataataataataatttttattaatttttataattttattaaatttataattagatttttatattttttttaattagatctatacactatttttaattttataattaggtcattttcatatcaaaaaaattaaaatcaacgaAATATCTCTAAAAAAATACGTAGTCAAAGATTTAATTAGATTCTTGATTATAGATTCGTTCAATTTGCGAAGAGATATTCCATTAGCTCTAACATTTTTTAGACTGACAAAGACCtaattgtaaaattaaaaatcatgtaaagatccaattaaaaaaggaaaaaacagTTAAAAACTTAATTATACATTTGGTGAACCTATAAAAATCAACATaataattaaacctaataataataaaaaagcaACAAATAGTTCGGTCTTTTAGCATTTTTGATTAATAGATGCTGATAAAAATTTCTCAATTTCATACCTTCACAATGCAATGTCATtggcaaaagaaaaaaagtataaactTTTCATTTCATGTTGCAATAATTAGAAAACCGTAACTGTTCAAAAATTACGGAGGGCAACAGCCTATACATGTCTCCTAAATCCGTGACTAATCATTAACATTTCTGGGTTTAACAATAACACCCTAATAATAAAAGTTGAGATCATGATTCTCTCAAATTAACTATAGAACCAAAAGAAAATTCAGTTTTCTTCCTAAGATGTTAAGTATGTTGCGCACTGCGCACGTCTTCTAGGAAAATCCAAAGAGTAGTACTTCACAAATCACATAAAACTTGTCAAACAATTTGGTTTTGGTCTTCACACATGCATATTCTACTGCAAATGTTTCACAGcgtaaaaaaaaatacctaGTTACAAATAAATAACCCGAATAAAAAAGGAAATAGatcctctcaatttttttaataattgaggGAATAAAGTATAATCTCTcatcattaattttataaataggACCGAGAATAAATAAGAGAGAAAGCAATGAAAGGTTAGAGATCACCCTTTACCCTCTCAATTTCTTTTAGCATTTGAGAGGATCCATTCCCAATAAAAATATATGAGTAGGCACATTCCTTTTCAGACAATATACAAGTTCCAAGCAAGCTTGCAATTAGTTACCAACACTCGCATACAGCAGAGCTTACTACATGGAACTGTAAAATCGAAAAGGGGGAGACTAATCCGATTGCATGCTAATGTTTTGAGCTCTAGCACAATCATGTTggtataaaaaaatgaatgaaaattaGCCACTGAAACATCAGAGTAACAAAATTAAGAAGCAGGTTGTGATCATCAGCAGTAGAGATGGCTTATGTATAACTTGATTTGCTGTATCATCAGAAGATGCGGATGGCGGCAATGCAGGACAGGCAAGACCTTCCTTCCCTTCACGGCACTCACTAGCAAAGAGGCCAGGAGGGTATTGTCCATAGAGATTAATATAACTGAACATGGTTGAAGCGCAATCATTCTGTAAATCATTCAACACATCGGCGTAAGGGCATGCGAATTCTTTGAATGCCCCACAACATTCTTTGGGTGGATAATTGGGTCCTTTGCATTTGCTTGTGATTATTGTGTAATTCGCGAACTCGAAATTCACAGAACAACCTGCAGATTCCGGGGAAAACCAGTATCATGAGAACAGCTTGGCCCAGATTCCATATATATTTTAAACAGACAGGTGaggaaaattagaaagaaaagaattagGGGTGTTCATGGATCGGATCCGATCCGCATATCCGCGGTATTTATCCGAATTCGATCCGAAATTTGCGGATATGGATCCGATCCGCAAGGCTATCAGATCGGATCCGGACACTTATAAGATCGGATTGCAGATTTTATGTAGGTATATGCATATATGCAAATccgcaaaataaataaataaatattctttttatgttttatttcaactaataattatcatatatgttgtattattttaattttattatttaagaaaagcgTGTTTAACATTATggtgaaaattcaggtgcagttgacttcacgtgaagttggcTGCATCTGAGTTTCCACATAACATTATTTTAAGggtaaacatatttaaaagagtagaaaaaagaaattttattaatatttttttaataaaaataagctattaaaaaatatttttatattttgcgGATATATCCGATATCCAATATCCAATCTGAAATGTGcagatcggatcggatccaagGTTAAAAACTGCGGATATTGAATTTAATCCGATGATTTTAATGCGGATCAGATCGAGATTTTGGCCATATCCAACCCATATCTGCAATGAGTTTGCAAACAAACCAAGACAAAATTGGCAACTATAAAATCATGATTCATGAGGCGATACTAGATGAAAGACATAAGAAAGTGATCAAGACACATGCCATGTGGCAGCACTTTCCACTTGCCTTGTGCATTTGATAATTGATATCACCAAACTCTAACCTTTCAGGCTTCAGCATACACACAACAGTTCAAATGTCACGGCAAAACCAAATTGCAGCATGCTATAAAGATGGATATCTCAAAAAAGTAATCAACAGAACTGAAGTAATTGTTTAATAGCAATCATTATTCAACTATTCACAAGTATTTGTGCTGTTTGTATATACAAGAGCTTATCAGAAATGGCAGATCGAGTCACATTTGAAGTTAGAGTTATCTCTAGACGAATAATGAAAATCCTCATACAGAGCAGACTGATCTCAACAAtaaaaggaaaggaaagaacAGCATAAATCACTAGATAGATTTAATATAGCTATGTCCATATAATTCATCTACTGGTATTTTccatttttaaataaaaaatgttggTAGATCCAAAACATAAAGATGTTTAAGAAATTGCAAACCTCTCTTAGCCTGAAGAAGATGGCGAGCCGTATGCGCCTGAGAATCGAAAATTGTGTCTGTAATTAGAAAACCCAAAcgtcagaagaagaaaaaaaaggagtCAGCAGGAGCTTGAAAAAAAGAAGGGAAGTGAAGGAAGTTACCAGAAAGAGAAGCGGCAGAAACGGAGAGAGACATGAAGAGAAGAATAGcacaagagagagagagtgggtGATTGAAAGGCATAGCCATCGTTGCTCAGTTCGTCTGAGCAACACAGAGTAGATCTTCTTTTGTAACCACCAAGTTAAATTGAAAACCTCTTTAATTTTGGCaaatgaagagaagaagaagaagcagcagcaggTAATGGAATGAGAGTGTGATGTGATTGTGAGCTCAACTCAAATTGCAAACAGATAGATGACAGAAAGACACGATCCCTTCAAATGGCTGACAGCTCGGAAACGCGCAAAACTCCTTTTCTCCAAATCCTCCTTCCTTCCTTCCGTCccactattattttttattttattgcaaactggtttattaaataaaatttggtagtaactttttctttctttacggCTTTACCTAATGTTTGGCGACCAAAATTTCTATGATCTTCTACTGTACTGTAGTGAAGGGAAATTTTACTTACTTATATACTTATTTTGGACCTTTGTGTTCAAGTATCCAACTATCCATAATAATTGGAATGTTTAGCTACTAAAATACCGATATGAAACCGTTTATTGATAGATGACAGATCACTTTacatttattattatcattatttgaGGCAGATTATCCACC
The genomic region above belongs to Arachis stenosperma cultivar V10309 chromosome 5, arast.V10309.gnm1.PFL2, whole genome shotgun sequence and contains:
- the LOC130979955 gene encoding GPI-anchored protein LLG1-like, which gives rise to MAMPFNHPLSLSCAILLFMSLSVSAASLSDTIFDSQAHTARHLLQAKRGCSVNFEFANYTIITSKCKGPNYPPKECCGAFKEFACPYADVLNDLQNDCASTMFSYINLYGQYPPGLFASECREGKEGLACPALPPSASSDDTANQVIHKPSLLLMITTCFLILLL